CGCGCATAATATCCTCTCGTAATAATTGCCTAATTAAATCTTTATCAAATCGCAAACCTACGAGGACTTATTGAAAACTGGCAACATAGATTTAAACATTTTTATACTGCACCTTGACGTATCATTTCAAACCCATATACATAGATATCAGCTACCTTATAGCGTTTCTCTTTTTCGCGCCATTCAATAATGCCAATTTCACTTAAAAAAGAAGCAAATTCTTCAAAATCTGGCATATCATGTGCTGACTCTTGCCATACTGTTTGTAACTGTTCTTTAGATAAGAAGGCCAATTTACCCTTAAGAGAATCAAAAAATTTAGTCAAATCAGGGTATTCCTCTTTAATTTCTTCACACCGCTTTTCTGATGCTTTTTTTAAACCAAATTCTAGAGATTTTCCTTGAAGTAGGCGGTCTGTACGAAATTTGCTTGATGATTGTCCCTTATAAGTTAGTTCTTGTTCTTTCGCTCCTTTAAGTAATATGCTTAAACTCCGAGGAAAAGTAGTATTACTTGAGTCTGTTAATCGTGCATAAACCCATTGAGATACTTTTTTAGCTCTGTTTCCACCTCGGCGGCGGCTTCCCCAAAGTATTTCTAAGGCTTTATCAATCGCCTCTTCACTAGCTTGATCAATGCTTTCAAAAGCAACAGGCGATATACGGTCAACCAAATTTTTGAAATCTTCAGATTGTATTGCTTGACGAAGTGCTAATCGGAGAAAGTCAATCCTAGTCCACTGTAAAATAATATCCCGTCCAGTAAAATGACTTTTATTGTCGAAACTTAAACGATTCCATATATCTTCTCTTAAGAAAATTTTAAATCTAATTTCTGTTAATCTGTTAGCATCACAAGATTGAACTAATTGAAATAAGCCAGTGAGTGCTTGCTGTCTTACTCCTCCTCCTTCAGGAAAATCTTCATCTAAATCATCGTAAAGAAACCAGAATTTTTGAGAATTATTCTTGGCTATTTCATTGAAAATATCTATGGTATCTTTGACTAGAAGCCGTAGCTCGGAGTTAGTAGATAATAATAGCACAGCTTGAGTGCATTCAGACTGCCATCTTTCTGTAGATAAATTATTAATAATTTTTTTCAATTCACTAAATTTTGTACCTTTCTTACCTTTAGGAAAAATAAATAAATTTTCCTGATGACATCTCAGCAGTAAATAAGCTCTCCAGAAAGCTTCCCACGTGCCACTATTTTGCTGCAAAGTTTGATGGATAATTTGAAATTCATCACGAGTTGGACGACTTTCTTGGAATCTACCGTGTGCTGACAAAAATATAGTCTTATCCAATCGTCCATGAGCTAGTTTTTGAGCAACACTTTTGTGTTGTAAAAAAAGCCAATATAGTGCAGTTTTTCCTGTGCCTTTTCGCCCCCTAATTAGACAGGTTGTATCGTCTAAAAATCTTTCAAAATCAGTAGTGCGCTGAAATAGTAGATTCAAATCTTGTCTTTGATCAGCAGCATTTACTTCAGGAAATTGCAGACTTTCAATAATATTCCACCGCTGATCTATTGTATTTAAAACATTGCTACGTTTGAGTTCATCAGTTTTTTCATCAATTAAGTTAGCAATTTTTATATAGTAATCTTGTGTACTTTGTACAGGATAGCTGTCAGCCAAAGCAATTGGTAAAAGATAAGGGACTACTAAAAGTTCTTCTATTGGAGTTTGAGAATTTTCTGAATCCGGCTCATCTTCATCTGTTTCATAGTTTTCACTTGTTGCTGTCTTTATTCGGCTCAACAATGATTCCCAAATTTGTTTTACTTTAGATAAACCAATTTTAGTAATATCAGGAACAGGAGAAAAAACAAAATTAATTGATAAATTTTTTACTCCTTGCAGGGATTGTATTAGCAGTTCTATTCCTTGTTTATTTTGCTCATTAGGAAAAAGAAAAATAATTGCTTCATCAGCAGCCTGAATTAAGGATAAAGCTCCCCATTGATTAATTCCAGTTCTCGAATCAACTAAGAGAATATCAGGTTTTAATTGTTCATAAATTTCACGTTTGAAAACTGACCAAAGACTTTGATCTCCATCAATAACAGTAGTAGCATGAAGATCATCAACCTTGGAGACATAATCAAGATTAAGACAACCAGCAGGAACAACAAATAATCTGCCTGTAGCGTTAGAGATTTTCACTTCACCAAATATTTCAGCAATTGAAATACTTGGTTCTACTCCTTCTGGTAAGTAGGAACGTTCATAAAAATAGTCAACTATTCCATACTTTGGTTGTGGCTTGAGGTTGAATGCTGTACTCAACCCAGGTGCTTCTAAATCTAAATCAACAGCTACGACTTTAAGACCCCGCATTGCTAAAATTGATGCAACATGGGTTAATGCAGTAGTTCGACCTACTCCTCCTTTAAAGGAATAAAATGTTATGGTTCTGGGTATTCGAGGTTCGTGTTGGGTAAGTTGAGGTTGATTTTGCGGATTTGCTGCTTGAATTGCTAAATCTTGCCAAGTTTGTACTGAAGCTGTATTAAAAACCTGTGGTGCTGAAAGATTTTGTGAATCTGCTTCTTGAGGCGTATACAAGGAAATAAATCCAGGAGATAAATGAGGAACTTGTGATTTAAGTAAGTTAGCAATTTGTTCTTTGCGTTGAGGAATAGATAAATTAATAAAGCGATCGCTTACAATAGTCAAATTCAATAAACCTAATGTAGAAATATTTAAATCAACCCATTCTTGTGAATTATGCACATACTGGTTTGTAATTTCCTGCTTTAGCGAAACCTGCCAACTTTCCTGCATTTGACCACCTCTTTAAAGTTGAGTAGCTTGCTTTTGTAACCAGCCCATGAGATTCTGATAAGCTTTTAACCAGCGTTTGTAACTTTCATCATCAGGCTCAAGGCCAGAATAAGGCATATCTATAAAATTTTTGCTATTTGGATTTTCCACTTCATTAAGCCATTTTCGCACTTCAGGAAAATTAGCAATTCTAGATTTAAGTCGATTGTGCCGATTTAATGCTTCTATGTAACTATGTCCCGGATTAGTAATAGTATGCCCAGGATTAGTAGAATCTGTCTTCCATTCCTGAGTTGCACCCTTTGGTAAGGTAGCAAAAATCATTGCTTTTAATAAACACTCAATGGTTACACCTCCAAAGTGCATAGCTGCTACTTTCCTTCCAGACTGACATAGTGTTTCAGTATCAAGGTGACGGTGCATAAAAGCAGCTTGGTAATCTTCCATTTGGTTATTTTCTCGTTTTAAACAGCTGAATCTTGACACAAAAAAATAGCCGCCTCCGCAAGGGAAGCAGCTATTTTTACAAACAGGGGACTATAAAGTATTAGTAATCGAAGTCGCCACCAGCACCAGCACCAGCAGCAGGAGCGCCGTCTTTCGGTTCAGGCTTGTCAACTATAATACATTCGGTTGTCAACACCATGCCAGCGATGGAAGCAGCGTTTTGCAGAGCAGAACGAGTTACTTTGGCAGGGTCAACAATACCAGCGGCTAACAAATCGACGAATTCGTTGGTCGCAGCGTTGTAGCCAACGTTGAATTCTTTTTCTTTGACGCGTTCAGCGATGACAGCACCATTCTGACCAGCGTTTTCAGCAATCCGCTTCAGAGGCGCAGGCAAGGCGCGAACGACAATCAAAGCACCAATCAACTCTTCACCTTTGAGGTTGCCGTTTGCCCATTCTTCCAGAGAAGGAGCGAGGTGAGCCAGAGTTGTACCACCGCCAGGAACGATACCTTCTTCCACAGCAGCTTTGGTAGCGTTGATAGCGTCTTCTAAGCGCAGCTTCTTATCTTTCATTTCGGTTTCGGTGGCTGCACCCACTTTCACCACAGCTACACCACCAGAGAGTTTAGCCAAACGCTCTTGCAGTTTTTCTTTGTCGTAAGAAGATTCAGTTTCTTCGATTTGACGACGAATTTGTTCTACACGAGCCTTAACTGCAACTTCGTTACCTTCAGCAACAATTGTGGTGCTGTCCTTGGTAATGGTGATGCGGCGAGCTTTACCCAGACCATCAATCTTGGTGTTTTCCAGCTTCAGGCCAGCATCTTCGGTGACGAGTTGACCGCCAGTCAAAACGGCGATATCTTCCAGCATAGCCTTGCGGCGATCGCCAAAGCCAGGAGCTTTCACAGCAGCAACGTTGAGTACACCGCGCAAACGGTTAACCACCAGAGTTGCCAAAGCTTCTTTTTCAATATCTTCGGCGATAATCACCAAAGGACGACCAGCACGAGCAACTTGCTCTAACACTGGTACGAGGTCTTGTACCAAAGCAATTTTCTTATCGGTCAGCAGTAAGAAAGGCTCATCGAAAATCGCTTCCATCCGCTCAGGGTCGGTTGCGAAGTAGGGAGAGATGTAGCCCTTATCAAAGCGCATCCCTTCGGTGATTTCCAATTCGGTGGTCATAGATTTCCCTTCTTCTAGGGAAATTACGCCTTCCTTGCCTACCTTGTCCATTGCTTGGGCAATCATCTGACCGACTTCTTCGTCGTTACCAGCTGAGATAGAACCAACTTGAGCAATAGCCTTGGAATCTTCTACAGGACGGGCGTGTTCAGCAATTTTATCTACGAGGAAGCTGGTAGCTTTGTCGATACCGCGCTTCAGCAAAATAGCATTAGCACCAGCTGCAACGTTCCGCAAGCCTTCTTTAACGATCGCGTGAGCTAAAACGGTAGCGGTGGTGGTACCATCGCCCGCAGCGTCGTTGGTCTTAGAAGCAGCTTGACGAATCAGAGCTACGCCAGTGTTTTCAATGTGGTCTTCTAATTCGATTTCTTTGGCGATGGTTACACCGTCATTGACGATTTGGGGTGCGCCAAATTTCTTTTCTAGGACTACGTTACGACCTTTGGGGCCAAGGGTGACAGCTACAGCCTCAGCCAGGATGTCAATGCCTCGTTCTAGGGCACGACGGGCGTTTTCGTTGTAGATAATGCGCTTTGCCATAGTTGTTCTGTTGTTCAGTTGTTAATTGTTAGTTGTTAGTTGTCAGTTGTTAGTTGTCATTCGCTACTGACCACTGACCACTGACCACTGACTAATGACCATTACGCAACGACTGCTAAAATGTCTTTTTCAGAAAGCAGTACATATTCTTCAGTGCCGAGTTTGATATCGGTGCCAGCGTACTTGGAGTACAACACCCTATCTCCGATTTTGATTTCCAATTCCTGACGGCTACCATCGTCATTACGCTTGCCAGGGCCAAGGGCGACTACTTCGCCTACTTGGGGCTTTTCCTTAGCCGTGTCGGGCAAGTACAAACCACCTGCGGTCTTTTCTTCAGAGGCGTTCACTTTCACGAATACGCGATCGCCTAAAGGTTTTACTGTAGATACGCTTAGAGATACAGCTGCCATAAGATTTTCTCCAGAGTTAGCACTCTCAACTCCTGAGTGCTAATCTACCGAAAAGCAGCACCCAATGGCAATAATTGCTTGTGTACGGGTTCCCGAACTCAGTGACCGCAGGCTCACTTAAGTATGAATACTCAATTATTCAGAGCTTTCGGGTTCTGTTCTGTAAGTTACGAATATTTTTATATGGTCAAAGAGGGACTGGGGACTGGGAACTGGGAACTGGGGACTGGGGACTGGGGACTGGGGACTGGGAACTGGGGACTGGGGACTGGGGACTGGGAACTGGGGACTGGGAACTGGGGCTAGGAAAGAATTTAGTTCATCAAAGGGCGTTTTTCTTCCTAATGAGACTTTGTAAAAAACTAGGTTTAAATTGCCTGGAAAGTTAGACAGGGCAAAGATTTGAGGTAATTTTCATGCCTGAGATTTCTCAAGTTCCACTAATACCCAATCCCCAATACCCAATCCCCAATCCCCAGTACCCAATCCCCAATCCCCAATCCCTTTCTCGGTCAAGTTTATTTGCAAAGCTTGCAAATTGTTATAGAACTGTAATCAGGGAGCCGCTCAATGAGTAACAATACAGTGATCCAGAAAAGCCGACAAATCCCCAAAACCACTAAACCTCCAGACAATCAAACCTTAAGTAATCGTGTAGAAACTCTAGGACTGGCAAAAATTCAGCGACACATTTTTCTTTGTGCTGACCAGACAGTTGCTAACTGCTGTTCAAAACAAGCTAGTGTAGAAGCCTGGGAATACTTAAAAAAGCGTCTCAAAGAGCTAAAACTCGATCGCCCCGAAGAAAGTCGTCCCATTTGCATCTTTAGAACTAAAGCCAATTGCTTGCGAGTTTGTTGTTCTGGGCCGATAATGGTTGTTTACCCGGATGGTGTCTGGTATCGCCAAGCAAACCCGGAAGTTATTGAGCGGATCATGACTGAACACTTGATAGGCATAATGGTGGTGGAAGAATATGCATTTTTAACCCATCCTTTGCCGGAAACTCCCTTACTTGCTTGTGAACATTTGATAGAGGCTTAACATCTGAAGGATATGGTAAAGCAGTAAGCCAATGAAAGCGCGGGTTGTTTAGCAGCTAGGGTCATCTGAAGCCAATACTTACTTGTGAACTAGTGTGAACTAGAAGGATTATTATTTAATCAGTGTTTTTCCACCTGCCGCTTTCAAAGGGAGATATAATAGCGCATTATAAAAACTACTGCTCTACGTATCCTTACTGGACTTCTGCCAATGAGCTAGTGGTCTCCGTTGAAAGTAATCAACACTTTTGAGACTTCGAGGAAGCAAAGGCAAGTTA
Above is a window of Nostoc sp. UHCC 0702 DNA encoding:
- a CDS encoding AAA family ATPase, whose amino-acid sequence is MQESWQVSLKQEITNQYVHNSQEWVDLNISTLGLLNLTIVSDRFINLSIPQRKEQIANLLKSQVPHLSPGFISLYTPQEADSQNLSAPQVFNTASVQTWQDLAIQAANPQNQPQLTQHEPRIPRTITFYSFKGGVGRTTALTHVASILAMRGLKVVAVDLDLEAPGLSTAFNLKPQPKYGIVDYFYERSYLPEGVEPSISIAEIFGEVKISNATGRLFVVPAGCLNLDYVSKVDDLHATTVIDGDQSLWSVFKREIYEQLKPDILLVDSRTGINQWGALSLIQAADEAIIFLFPNEQNKQGIELLIQSLQGVKNLSINFVFSPVPDITKIGLSKVKQIWESLLSRIKTATSENYETDEDEPDSENSQTPIEELLVVPYLLPIALADSYPVQSTQDYYIKIANLIDEKTDELKRSNVLNTIDQRWNIIESLQFPEVNAADQRQDLNLLFQRTTDFERFLDDTTCLIRGRKGTGKTALYWLFLQHKSVAQKLAHGRLDKTIFLSAHGRFQESRPTRDEFQIIHQTLQQNSGTWEAFWRAYLLLRCHQENLFIFPKGKKGTKFSELKKIINNLSTERWQSECTQAVLLLSTNSELRLLVKDTIDIFNEIAKNNSQKFWFLYDDLDEDFPEGGGVRQQALTGLFQLVQSCDANRLTEIRFKIFLREDIWNRLSFDNKSHFTGRDIILQWTRIDFLRLALRQAIQSEDFKNLVDRISPVAFESIDQASEEAIDKALEILWGSRRRGGNRAKKVSQWVYARLTDSSNTTFPRSLSILLKGAKEQELTYKGQSSSKFRTDRLLQGKSLEFGLKKASEKRCEEIKEEYPDLTKFFDSLKGKLAFLSKEQLQTVWQESAHDMPDFEEFASFLSEIGIIEWREKEKRYKVADIYVYGFEMIRQGAV
- the groL gene encoding chaperonin GroEL (60 kDa chaperone family; promotes refolding of misfolded polypeptides especially under stressful conditions; forms two stacked rings of heptamers to form a barrel-shaped 14mer; ends can be capped by GroES; misfolded proteins enter the barrel where they are refolded when GroES binds); amino-acid sequence: MAKRIIYNENARRALERGIDILAEAVAVTLGPKGRNVVLEKKFGAPQIVNDGVTIAKEIELEDHIENTGVALIRQAASKTNDAAGDGTTTATVLAHAIVKEGLRNVAAGANAILLKRGIDKATSFLVDKIAEHARPVEDSKAIAQVGSISAGNDEEVGQMIAQAMDKVGKEGVISLEEGKSMTTELEITEGMRFDKGYISPYFATDPERMEAIFDEPFLLLTDKKIALVQDLVPVLEQVARAGRPLVIIAEDIEKEALATLVVNRLRGVLNVAAVKAPGFGDRRKAMLEDIAVLTGGQLVTEDAGLKLENTKIDGLGKARRITITKDSTTIVAEGNEVAVKARVEQIRRQIEETESSYDKEKLQERLAKLSGGVAVVKVGAATETEMKDKKLRLEDAINATKAAVEEGIVPGGGTTLAHLAPSLEEWANGNLKGEELIGALIVVRALPAPLKRIAENAGQNGAVIAERVKEKEFNVGYNAATNEFVDLLAAGIVDPAKVTRSALQNAASIAGMVLTTECIIVDKPEPKDGAPAAGAGAGGDFDY
- the groES gene encoding co-chaperone GroES: MAAVSLSVSTVKPLGDRVFVKVNASEEKTAGGLYLPDTAKEKPQVGEVVALGPGKRNDDGSRQELEIKIGDRVLYSKYAGTDIKLGTEEYVLLSEKDILAVVA
- a CDS encoding ferredoxin; protein product: MSNNTVIQKSRQIPKTTKPPDNQTLSNRVETLGLAKIQRHIFLCADQTVANCCSKQASVEAWEYLKKRLKELKLDRPEESRPICIFRTKANCLRVCCSGPIMVVYPDGVWYRQANPEVIERIMTEHLIGIMVVEEYAFLTHPLPETPLLACEHLIEA